The following are encoded together in the Candidatus Methylomirabilis oxygeniifera genome:
- a CDS encoding exported protein of unknown function (Evidence 5 : No homology to any previously reported sequences), with protein sequence MNPESLHSEPKRRRQIMVACIAVVVSLIVAVAALANAQAVRNHLCYEHRMNMFCTIAQIGESDMRVFAWYPEARPSGPPRSNPTSHRNGVAPPRILSEIPPYEKRSYGTSFPSGTRQWLYWQARLTARAAPGSVIKFLAHWTTYGAGGRSVAGGVVEAAWGAEDPTVMIIGPADDDPIRTVGQFPPGHYEIVLKVYGNQLAESEVRGGFDVH encoded by the coding sequence GTGAATCCTGAATCGCTGCACTCCGAGCCGAAGCGTCGGCGCCAGATAATGGTGGCCTGTATTGCCGTGGTCGTTTCTCTCATTGTCGCAGTGGCGGCACTCGCGAACGCGCAGGCGGTCAGGAATCATCTGTGCTATGAGCACCGCATGAACATGTTTTGCACGATCGCCCAGATCGGCGAATCCGACATGCGGGTATTCGCATGGTATCCTGAGGCGAGGCCATCCGGCCCGCCTCGTTCCAACCCAACCTCTCACCGGAACGGGGTGGCGCCTCCTAGAATTCTGTCCGAAATTCCTCCGTACGAAAAACGCTCATATGGCACCAGCTTCCCGAGCGGGACACGACAGTGGCTGTATTGGCAAGCGCGACTCACGGCTCGCGCCGCTCCCGGCAGCGTAATCAAGTTCCTGGCCCATTGGACGACGTATGGTGCGGGTGGTCGTTCCGTTGCGGGTGGTGTGGTAGAGGCTGCCTGGGGTGCCGAGGACCCGACGGTCATGATTATCGGCCCTGCCGACGACGATCCGATTCGTACCGTTGGCCAATTCCCCCCTGGCCACTATGAGATTGTTCTGAAGGTCTACGGCAATCAACTGGCTGAATCGGAAGTTCGCGGCGGATTCGATGTTCATTGA
- a CDS encoding conserved protein of unknown function (Evidence 4 : Homologs of previously reported genes of unknown function) translates to MKAITLRNLPPELSRIIRRKADEQHASINRVVISLLEKSAGVRTKKSEKVLYHDLDVLAGSWTREEAAAFDKTLTKQRALDPDLWRR, encoded by the coding sequence ATGAAGGCCATCACATTGCGAAATCTTCCACCTGAGCTTTCCCGGATCATCCGCCGGAAGGCCGATGAGCAGCATGCGAGCATCAACAGGGTTGTCATCAGTTTGTTGGAGAAAAGTGCGGGCGTCAGAACTAAGAAGAGCGAAAAAGTCCTCTACCACGATTTGGATGTGCTGGCCGGATCGTGGACGCGCGAAGAGGCTGCTGCCTTCGATAAGACCTTGACCAAGCAGCGTGCCCTTGATCCGGATCTGTGGCGGCGATGA
- a CDS encoding exported protein of unknown function (Evidence 5 : No homology to any previously reported sequences): MGALLGIRRFGRTLLLAFALLSAAVASGYAEQPSPQEAIPSWVNWLNTGLPFDFELTGLDVEGGYRDIDGRRSSAKFQEYRVLEESPFLDHLRLSLETKDKRRYIDFTAIDSFKQDQSYLFRLGQYGDYDLEIFWDQVPHLLSTTGRTLFSTTHKDSTSFLTLPAGVASTVQGATPATRASMLAGFLANAAPVDLSFLTSKAGFRFKYALSESLGMGVRYTYTEKDGTIPFGAGFSSPGGNIVELPAPLFHRTHQVEVKTEYAKPGWNIGLGYAASIFDQGIKNIVFDNPLSATNSPTASASGRTTMDPSNHAHNVFLSGGVSLPLRTRITGKFSYGWRFQDATFVSHTINPALAADPQLALPRRDLDGDIRTALVTVNATSRPLAALPLTLNGGYRFYDFDNRSSEIEFAAHTVRDTSLTAETRVNAPYSYTKHNAHLDAGYALLSDLHIKLGYEWERWDRDPTLREVPTSDEHFLKTSADYSPLDWLLLRAAYRRSWRDISNYNTQAHQAHVVQDIEGEEFALNLQGQSRLLRKFDEADRTRDRIEVLASITPFETLNFTTTYSLLRDDFDQSSLGLQESWGWSLGGDVTYSPFSWLSLFVNYMREEFKYDQLSRSRPVISNVSTATTPAAGCAFTNPTAAVSNVVCDFADFNWRSLNRDKVDTYGVGADVSLIPKRLNFRLTYTFSDADTIINSFNPVTPTSGTVAQQASAKAVRYPLSNTNLHTLIAALRYNLTSNWSLKGEYRFEQFREKDWSTDAIGQSGLTNLPPTTDTFLGARFLQNYDAHIGAFTLRYQF, translated from the coding sequence ATGGGCGCATTGCTTGGAATAAGACGATTTGGTCGCACGCTGCTGCTCGCCTTCGCCCTGCTGTCGGCGGCCGTCGCCTCAGGTTACGCCGAACAGCCCTCTCCGCAGGAGGCCATCCCTTCTTGGGTCAACTGGCTCAATACCGGGCTGCCCTTTGATTTTGAGCTGACCGGATTGGATGTTGAGGGTGGCTATCGCGACATCGACGGCCGTCGGAGTTCGGCCAAGTTCCAGGAGTACCGTGTCCTTGAAGAGAGTCCCTTTTTGGATCACCTTCGTCTCTCCCTGGAGACCAAAGATAAAAGGCGCTACATCGACTTCACCGCCATTGACAGCTTTAAGCAGGATCAGAGCTACCTGTTTCGACTGGGGCAGTACGGCGACTATGATCTGGAGATCTTCTGGGATCAGGTTCCGCATTTGTTGAGTACGACGGGACGGACCCTGTTCTCGACGACGCATAAAGACAGTACCTCGTTTTTGACTCTGCCCGCTGGTGTTGCCTCAACAGTCCAGGGCGCGACCCCCGCGACAAGAGCCTCCATGTTGGCCGGTTTTCTTGCGAATGCGGCGCCGGTCGATCTGTCGTTTCTCACAAGTAAGGCAGGGTTTCGATTCAAGTACGCCTTGAGCGAGTCGCTCGGTATGGGGGTCCGTTACACCTATACGGAGAAAGACGGGACGATTCCGTTCGGCGCAGGCTTCAGCAGCCCGGGTGGCAACATCGTAGAGCTTCCCGCGCCTCTCTTTCATCGAACCCACCAGGTCGAGGTGAAAACCGAGTATGCGAAGCCAGGCTGGAATATCGGCCTAGGCTATGCCGCCTCGATCTTCGACCAGGGGATCAAGAATATCGTGTTCGACAATCCGCTCTCGGCGACCAACAGTCCGACCGCCTCGGCGAGCGGGCGAACGACCATGGACCCGAGTAACCATGCCCATAATGTATTTCTGTCTGGCGGCGTCTCTCTTCCTTTGCGCACCCGGATCACCGGCAAGTTTTCCTACGGTTGGCGGTTTCAGGACGCGACATTCGTTTCGCACACCATCAATCCGGCCCTGGCCGCCGATCCTCAGTTGGCTCTCCCCAGACGTGATCTCGACGGCGATATCAGGACGGCTCTGGTAACCGTCAACGCGACGAGCCGCCCGCTTGCCGCTCTGCCGCTGACACTCAATGGCGGCTACCGCTTCTATGACTTCGATAACCGATCGTCTGAGATCGAGTTTGCCGCGCATACAGTCCGGGATACGTCGCTCACAGCCGAGACCCGCGTCAACGCGCCCTACTCCTATACGAAGCACAACGCACATCTGGATGCGGGGTATGCTCTTCTCAGCGACCTTCATATCAAGTTGGGTTACGAGTGGGAGCGATGGGACCGCGACCCCACACTCCGCGAGGTGCCGACCAGCGATGAGCACTTCTTGAAGACCAGTGCGGATTACTCGCCGCTCGACTGGCTCCTGCTCCGCGCCGCCTACCGACGGAGTTGGCGCGACATCAGCAATTACAATACGCAGGCTCACCAGGCCCATGTGGTGCAGGACATTGAAGGAGAGGAATTTGCCCTGAATCTCCAGGGTCAGTCGCGCCTGCTTCGGAAGTTCGACGAAGCCGACCGGACCCGGGACAGGATCGAGGTTCTCGCGTCAATCACCCCGTTCGAGACGCTGAACTTTACGACCACCTATAGTCTTCTTCGAGATGATTTTGACCAGTCTTCGCTCGGACTACAGGAATCGTGGGGATGGAGCCTGGGCGGTGATGTCACCTATAGTCCCTTCTCATGGCTCTCGCTCTTCGTGAACTATATGAGGGAGGAGTTTAAGTACGATCAACTCTCCCGTTCCAGACCGGTCATCAGCAACGTCTCTACGGCGACCACACCGGCGGCAGGGTGTGCGTTCACGAATCCCACGGCTGCGGTCAGCAACGTGGTGTGCGACTTTGCCGATTTCAACTGGAGAAGTCTGAACAGAGACAAGGTTGATACCTATGGGGTCGGCGCCGACGTCAGCCTGATCCCCAAACGTCTCAATTTCCGGCTGACCTACACCTTCTCGGATGCCGACACGATCATTAATTCGTTCAATCCGGTGACGCCGACCAGTGGCACCGTGGCCCAGCAAGCGAGCGCAAAAGCCGTTCGCTATCCCCTGTCGAATACGAACCTGCACACGCTGATTGCGGCGCTTCGCTATAACCTGACCAGCAACTGGAGTCTCAAAGGCGAATATCGATTTGAGCAGTTTCGGGAGAAGGACTGGTCGACCGACGCGATCGGGCAATCAGGCCTCACGAACTTGCCGCCAACGACCGATACCTTCTTAGGCGCTCGGTTTCTCCAGAATTACGACGCGCACATCGGCGCGTTTACGCTTCGCTACCAGTTCTGA
- a CDS encoding protein of unknown function (Evidence 5 : No homology to any previously reported sequences), with amino-acid sequence MKRTHPANSLLCFDGLSTNGKHVNVFNAHTVRPERVEGWWEVHRTGALVATKESVSES; translated from the coding sequence TTGAAGAGAACCCATCCTGCAAACTCCTTGTTGTGCTTCGACGGGCTCAGTACGAACGGAAAACACGTCAATGTGTTCAATGCGCATACCGTTCGCCCTGAGCGTGTCGAAGGGTGGTGGGAGGTTCACAGGACAGGCGCCTTAGTGGCTACGAAGGAAAGCGTCAGTGAATCCTGA
- the uvrD gene encoding DNA helicase II (Evidence 2a : Function of homologous gene experimentally demonstrated in an other organism; PubMedId : 10388562, 6324092, 6379604; Product type e : enzyme) has product MRSDAITADLNPRQAEAVLHTQGPLLVLAGAGSGKTRVITRRIAYLIGHCGVAPWNILAVTFTNKAAGEMKRRVADLVGQHASEPGLRDGSGVWVGTFHSTCVRILRKHGAALGIKSSFVIYDEGDQMSLMRDCLRAQGLSERSLNPRAILSRISRAKNELLSAEEYALQANDRMEERTSKLYLMYQERLDGLQALDFDDLLMLTVRLFEQHPEALAAYQDLWRYILVDEYQDTNHAQYRLIHLLASQYGNLCVVGDDDQSIYRWRGADLNNILDFERDHASCAVIRLEQNYRSTQQILQGAGGVVAHNYGRKGKTLWTENEAGDPIVLYRALDENDEALFVARTIQGRVADEGTGYDAYAIFYRTNAQSRVLEEALRNALIPYAIVGGLRFYERKEIKDLLAYLRWVVNPADSVSFKRLVNAPARGIGPATIAKLELLAMQEKVTIWEACQRAAHKKLFNTKQQAAMEGLLRLMEEARAQSVLTPISDLIAELITQSGYAEELEHERTPEAESRLENLKELVTAAQEFAERNADGGLPAFLDSVALISDLDGYAEGRGAVTLMTLHTAKGLEFDTVFMVGLEEGIFPHALAMPDERELEEERRLCYVGMTRARQRLYLASARQRRLYGNRSFNLPSRFLDEIPAEVLQVRDPWESRSMSPSPSTFPERHNDEPFVDRLYPGARIRHPDFGVGVIRERSGSGDDLKVVVRFNGAGEKKLMVKYAQLEQA; this is encoded by the coding sequence GTGAGATCTGACGCTATAACTGCCGATCTGAACCCGCGACAGGCGGAGGCGGTCCTGCACACTCAAGGGCCGCTTCTGGTGCTGGCGGGCGCCGGGTCGGGAAAGACCCGGGTGATCACCAGACGGATCGCCTATCTGATCGGTCACTGCGGGGTCGCACCCTGGAACATCCTGGCGGTCACGTTTACCAATAAAGCAGCCGGTGAAATGAAACGGCGAGTCGCGGATCTGGTGGGACAACACGCCTCTGAGCCCGGTCTCAGGGACGGCAGCGGCGTCTGGGTCGGGACGTTTCATTCTACCTGTGTTCGAATTCTACGGAAGCATGGCGCGGCGCTGGGCATCAAGAGTTCCTTCGTCATTTACGATGAGGGCGATCAGATGAGCCTCATGCGGGACTGCTTGCGAGCGCAGGGTCTGTCCGAACGCTCCCTGAACCCTCGCGCAATCCTTTCCCGCATCAGCCGCGCGAAGAACGAGCTGCTCTCCGCCGAGGAGTATGCGCTGCAGGCCAATGACCGGATGGAGGAACGGACCTCCAAGCTGTACCTCATGTATCAGGAGCGGCTGGATGGCCTTCAGGCGCTCGACTTTGACGATCTACTCATGTTGACGGTGCGTCTCTTCGAGCAACATCCCGAGGCGCTGGCAGCGTACCAGGATCTTTGGCGCTATATCCTGGTGGACGAATACCAGGATACGAACCACGCCCAGTACCGCCTGATCCATCTGCTGGCGAGCCAATACGGAAATCTCTGCGTGGTGGGCGACGACGACCAGTCGATCTATCGATGGCGCGGCGCCGACCTGAACAATATCCTGGACTTCGAACGGGACCATGCCAGCTGCGCGGTAATCCGACTGGAACAGAACTATCGATCGACTCAGCAGATCCTCCAGGGCGCCGGCGGGGTGGTGGCTCACAACTACGGTCGGAAGGGGAAAACGTTATGGACCGAGAACGAGGCCGGAGATCCGATCGTACTCTACCGAGCGCTCGACGAAAACGATGAGGCGCTCTTTGTCGCCCGGACGATCCAAGGTCGGGTAGCCGATGAGGGGACGGGGTATGACGCCTATGCAATCTTCTATCGGACGAATGCGCAGTCCAGGGTCCTGGAGGAGGCGCTGCGGAATGCCTTGATCCCGTATGCCATTGTGGGCGGACTCCGCTTCTATGAGCGGAAGGAGATCAAGGATCTCCTGGCCTATTTGCGCTGGGTGGTCAATCCCGCCGACAGCGTCAGCTTCAAGCGCCTTGTGAATGCGCCGGCGCGCGGGATCGGACCGGCCACGATCGCTAAGCTCGAACTGTTGGCCATGCAAGAGAAGGTAACAATCTGGGAGGCGTGCCAACGCGCTGCGCACAAGAAGCTGTTCAATACCAAGCAACAGGCGGCCATGGAGGGATTGCTGCGCCTCATGGAGGAGGCACGAGCACAATCGGTCCTCACCCCGATTTCTGATCTGATCGCAGAGTTGATCACCCAGTCCGGGTATGCTGAGGAGTTGGAACACGAGCGAACGCCGGAGGCCGAGAGCCGCCTGGAAAACCTGAAGGAACTTGTGACTGCTGCCCAGGAATTTGCGGAACGCAATGCCGACGGGGGGTTGCCGGCGTTCCTTGACTCCGTCGCGCTGATCAGTGACCTCGACGGATACGCCGAAGGCCGGGGCGCGGTGACGCTCATGACGCTGCACACAGCCAAGGGCCTGGAGTTTGACACCGTCTTCATGGTCGGACTGGAGGAAGGGATCTTCCCTCACGCCCTTGCCATGCCCGACGAGCGGGAGTTGGAGGAGGAGCGCAGGCTCTGTTATGTCGGCATGACCAGGGCCAGGCAACGGCTCTATCTTGCGTCGGCGAGGCAGCGTCGCCTGTACGGCAATCGGAGTTTCAATCTGCCGTCACGGTTCCTGGATGAAATTCCGGCCGAAGTCCTGCAGGTCCGCGATCCGTGGGAATCCCGATCCATGAGCCCATCACCCTCTACCTTTCCTGAACGCCACAATGATGAGCCGTTCGTCGATCGCCTCTATCCAGGCGCTCGCATCCGGCATCCCGACTTCGGCGTCGGGGTCATTCGGGAACGGAGCGGCAGCGGAGACGATCTGAAGGTGGTCGTACGGTTCAACGGCGCCGGTGAAAAGAAGCTCATGGTCAAGTATGCCCAGTTGGAGCAGGCCTAG
- the gatC gene encoding Glutamyl-tRNA(Gln) amidotransferase subunit C (Evidence 2b : Function of strongly homologous gene; Product type e : enzyme) translates to MKITVEEVEHVARLARLELTADEKERMRAQLDSILSYIDKLNELDTSAVEPTSHVLPMTNVFREDEVTPSLAQEAVLANAPDRHDLFFRVPRILEE, encoded by the coding sequence ATGAAGATTACGGTGGAAGAGGTCGAACATGTGGCCCGGCTGGCCCGGCTGGAGCTGACCGCGGATGAGAAGGAGCGGATGCGGGCCCAGCTCGACTCGATCCTGAGCTATATCGACAAGCTGAATGAGCTGGACACGTCGGCCGTCGAGCCGACCTCCCATGTCCTGCCGATGACGAACGTCTTCCGCGAGGATGAGGTCACGCCTTCGCTTGCCCAGGAGGCGGTCCTGGCCAATGCGCCGGATCGCCACGACCTCTTCTTCCGGGTCCCGAGAATCCTGGAGGAGTAA
- a CDS encoding putative Plastoquinol--plastocyanin reductase (Evidence 3 : Function proposed based on presence of conserved amino acid motif, structural feature or limited homology; Product type pe : putative enzyme), with protein sequence MVSQQDEHVDRGRRAVNWLLGSSLGVLFVSILYPIAKYLIPPKLAEPTTFSVTLPWKLAELKANSGQIFRFRSRPGILVKTQAGELRAFSAVCTHLECTVQYRQERQDIWCACHNGVYDLNGKNISGPPPRPLESLKLNVRGDQIIVMKG encoded by the coding sequence GTGGTGTCACAGCAAGACGAACACGTCGATCGCGGGCGGCGAGCGGTGAATTGGCTGCTGGGGAGTTCCCTCGGTGTGCTCTTCGTATCCATTCTGTACCCGATTGCGAAATACTTGATCCCTCCAAAACTTGCCGAGCCGACTACGTTCAGCGTGACCCTTCCCTGGAAGCTTGCGGAGTTAAAGGCGAACTCTGGACAGATCTTTCGCTTCAGGAGTCGCCCGGGTATCTTGGTGAAGACCCAGGCAGGCGAGTTGCGGGCCTTCTCTGCGGTCTGCACACATCTGGAATGCACGGTGCAATACAGGCAAGAGCGGCAGGATATCTGGTGCGCCTGTCATAATGGCGTGTACGATCTGAACGGAAAAAATATCAGCGGCCCGCCGCCGCGACCATTGGAGTCCCTGAAGCTGAACGTCAGGGGAGATCAGATTATCGTCATGAAAGGATAA
- a CDS encoding PilT protein-like, with the protein MMRVMLDTSAYSAFMRGHPELAHALQQADEIYLNAVIVGELLAGFMRGKYRKKNQLELQQFLASPRVSIVDINEETAERYAVILDALWKAGTPIPTNDIWIAASAMQHGCRLLSADAHYQKVGQIIVGHFEAS; encoded by the coding sequence ATGATGCGGGTGATGCTGGACACCTCGGCCTACTCGGCGTTCATGCGAGGTCATCCGGAACTCGCGCATGCTCTCCAGCAAGCCGACGAGATCTATCTCAATGCCGTCATTGTAGGCGAACTGCTCGCGGGGTTTATGCGTGGAAAGTACAGGAAAAAGAATCAATTAGAGCTACAGCAGTTCCTGGCATCACCGCGGGTGAGTATCGTAGATATCAATGAGGAGACCGCCGAAAGGTACGCGGTGATCCTCGATGCGCTCTGGAAGGCAGGTACTCCCATACCCACGAACGACATCTGGATCGCGGCGAGCGCCATGCAGCACGGGTGTCGTCTTCTTAGTGCGGATGCGCATTATCAAAAGGTCGGTCAAATTATCGTGGGACATTTTGAGGCGTCCTGA
- the gatA gene encoding Glutamyl-tRNA(Gln) amidotransferase subunit A (Glu-ADT subunit A) (Evidence 2b : Function of strongly homologous gene; Product type e : enzyme), whose translation MDLTQFTIHDMQELLARREISAVELVRSVLDRIGRLDGQIKAYTAVTEEAALKQAETVDRLRAAGTPLPPLAGIPLAIKDVICTEGVRTTCASKILEPYVPPYDATVIRRLKAQEAILLGKTNMDEFAMGSSTENSAFFRTRNPWALDYVPGGSSGGSAAAVAADLCAASLGTDTGGSIRQPASFCGIAGLKPTYGRVSRYGLVAFASSLDQIGPFTKDIRDCAMMLHAIAGHDPHDSTSADLPVPDYGAALTGDVRGVRIGIPDDYFVEGMDPEVEAAVWTAIRTLEELGGRQEKVSLPHTPYAIATYYLVATAEASSNLARYDGVRYGYRTSKPADLLEMYQLSRREGFGPEVKRRIMLGTYALSAGYYDAYYLKAQKVRTLIRRDFERAFETCEVIVTPTSPTPPFRFGEKMDDPLQMYLSDIFTISVNLAGLPGISIPCGFTKAGLPIGLQLIGKPFDEATILKVAHAYEQATGWHRRRPPV comes from the coding sequence GTGGACCTCACCCAATTTACCATCCACGACATGCAGGAGTTGCTCGCAAGGCGCGAGATCAGCGCTGTCGAACTTGTCCGCTCGGTACTCGATCGGATCGGGCGTCTCGACGGACAGATCAAGGCGTACACCGCCGTGACTGAGGAGGCGGCTCTCAAGCAGGCTGAGACCGTCGATCGGTTGCGCGCCGCCGGTACACCGCTCCCACCGTTGGCCGGGATCCCGCTGGCGATTAAGGATGTCATCTGCACAGAGGGCGTACGGACCACCTGCGCGTCGAAGATCCTGGAACCGTACGTGCCGCCCTACGATGCCACGGTGATCCGGCGCCTCAAAGCGCAAGAGGCGATCCTGCTCGGCAAAACCAACATGGACGAGTTCGCCATGGGCTCCTCGACGGAGAACTCTGCCTTCTTCCGAACGCGCAATCCCTGGGCGCTCGACTATGTCCCCGGCGGCTCCTCCGGCGGCTCTGCCGCCGCCGTGGCGGCGGACCTCTGTGCCGCCTCGCTCGGAACCGACACGGGGGGATCGATCCGGCAGCCGGCCAGTTTCTGCGGCATTGCCGGATTGAAGCCGACCTACGGCCGGGTCTCCAGGTACGGCCTGGTGGCCTTCGCCTCATCTCTCGATCAGATCGGGCCGTTTACGAAGGATATTCGCGATTGCGCCATGATGCTGCACGCCATCGCCGGCCACGACCCCCACGATTCGACCTCAGCGGACCTGCCGGTTCCCGATTATGGCGCCGCCCTGACCGGAGACGTTCGGGGGGTGCGCATCGGGATTCCCGACGACTATTTTGTCGAGGGGATGGACCCGGAGGTCGAAGCGGCTGTCTGGACGGCAATTCGAACGCTGGAGGAACTGGGCGGAAGACAGGAAAAGGTCTCGCTTCCCCACACCCCGTATGCTATCGCGACCTACTACCTGGTGGCGACCGCCGAGGCCAGCAGCAACCTGGCCCGTTACGACGGGGTCAGATACGGCTATCGAACCTCAAAGCCGGCCGACCTGCTGGAGATGTACCAACTGAGTCGGCGAGAGGGGTTCGGGCCTGAGGTCAAGCGTCGGATTATGCTCGGGACCTATGCGCTGTCGGCCGGGTATTACGATGCCTACTACCTCAAGGCCCAGAAAGTCCGGACGCTGATCCGCCGTGATTTCGAACGGGCCTTCGAGACGTGTGAGGTGATCGTGACGCCCACCTCGCCGACGCCGCCGTTCAGGTTCGGCGAGAAGATGGACGATCCGCTCCAGATGTACCTCTCGGATATCTTCACGATCTCGGTCAACCTGGCAGGCCTGCCCGGTATCTCGATTCCGTGTGGGTTCACGAAAGCGGGACTGCCGATCGGGCTGCAACTGATCGGCAAGCCGTTCGACGAGGCGACGATCCTGAAGGTGGCACACGCCTATGAGCAGGCGACCGGCTGGCACCGCCGCCGGCCTCCAGTATGA
- a CDS encoding putative deca-heme c-type cytochrome (fragment) (Evidence 3 : Function proposed based on presence of conserved amino acid motif, structural feature or limited homology) has product MKKRNAVIALLPLLAVALFFGWACSRFSPPPSGPETLHAQETSAARAVAPRPQWTGPPPGAKYVGSDSCLTCHEESTQRFHKTMMGRIMSVNPRTPQEQRNCESCHGPGGPHTDTEGGAIGTLMTFKKGAEPVEAQNATCVNGCHEKGEHTFWRGSTHESRGVACVSCHKVMGSVSDRYNLTKPTAIEVCSQCHQTRRAQLQRSSHMPLREGKISCSDCHNPHGTATQAMLREDSVNENCYTCHAEKRGPFLWEHAPVIESCTNCHEPHGSTNARLLKVRIPRLCQQCHVETRHPTNPYDPTTGSRFVVNRGCTNCHQKIHGSNHPSGFAFTN; this is encoded by the coding sequence ATGAAGAAACGTAACGCTGTCATCGCCCTGTTACCGTTATTGGCTGTTGCGCTCTTCTTCGGATGGGCCTGCAGTCGATTCAGCCCACCACCCTCCGGCCCTGAAACTCTTCATGCCCAAGAGACATCTGCTGCACGCGCGGTTGCGCCTCGGCCTCAGTGGACCGGTCCCCCACCGGGCGCCAAATACGTGGGGAGCGATTCCTGTCTGACGTGTCATGAGGAGTCGACGCAGCGCTTCCATAAGACCATGATGGGGCGGATCATGTCCGTAAACCCGCGCACTCCCCAAGAGCAGCGAAACTGCGAGTCATGTCATGGTCCGGGAGGTCCGCACACCGATACGGAGGGCGGCGCCATCGGGACGTTGATGACCTTCAAGAAAGGCGCAGAGCCGGTCGAAGCGCAGAATGCCACGTGTGTGAACGGCTGCCACGAAAAGGGCGAGCACACCTTCTGGAGGGGAAGCACCCACGAATCACGGGGGGTGGCGTGCGTATCATGTCACAAGGTGATGGGGTCGGTGTCCGACCGATACAATCTGACGAAGCCGACCGCGATCGAGGTCTGCTCGCAGTGCCACCAGACCCGACGAGCCCAGCTCCAACGCAGCTCCCACATGCCGCTGCGCGAGGGAAAGATCAGTTGCAGCGACTGCCACAACCCTCACGGGACTGCGACACAGGCTATGCTTCGCGAAGACTCCGTCAATGAGAACTGCTACACGTGTCATGCCGAGAAACGGGGACCGTTTCTGTGGGAGCATGCGCCCGTCATTGAGAGCTGTACGAACTGCCATGAGCCGCACGGCTCCACCAATGCAAGGCTCCTGAAGGTCAGGATTCCGCGCCTCTGTCAGCAGTGTCACGTCGAGACCCGACACCCGACCAATCCATACGATCCGACAACCGGATCGAGGTTTGTCGTCAACCGAGGTTGTACCAACTGCCACCAGAAGATCCATGGATCTAACCATCCCTCAGGGTTCGCCTTCACGAACTGA